Proteins encoded by one window of Nocardia goodfellowii:
- a CDS encoding SGNH/GDSL hydrolase family protein, producing MPRISLPRYPLALAAIGLLALTPTTGAAQAQPQPVYVALGDSFAAGFAIAPLSADTAGICGRSAVNYPSLLAKALGVARFRDVTCGGATTADLAAPQPDPTGAVHAPQYDALTADTTLVTIGIGGNDIGLVQLGVSCINLLPESMGTSCATANTVDGQDRIGANITAFAPTYGTVIEEIRRRAPHAHIVLVGYPTGIRPGGCPHIQPTWADDATYLQSKLDQLNAVMAAEAAEHEATFVNLAASTQDHDACAAPEQRWMVGVLPTGLDAPASLHPNAAGHANTARQVLAALHR from the coding sequence ATGCCCCGAATCAGCTTGCCCCGCTACCCGTTAGCTCTCGCCGCCATCGGCCTGCTGGCGCTCACTCCGACCACAGGTGCCGCACAGGCTCAACCCCAACCGGTCTACGTTGCCCTCGGCGATTCGTTCGCCGCCGGATTCGCCATCGCACCCCTATCCGCGGACACAGCGGGCATATGCGGCCGCTCCGCCGTCAACTACCCCAGCCTGCTCGCCAAAGCACTGGGCGTCGCCCGTTTCCGTGATGTGACCTGCGGCGGGGCCACCACCGCCGACCTCGCCGCTCCCCAGCCCGATCCGACAGGAGCGGTTCACGCGCCCCAGTACGACGCGCTCACCGCCGACACCACCCTGGTCACTATAGGTATCGGCGGCAACGACATCGGGCTGGTCCAGCTGGGCGTCTCCTGCATCAACCTGCTCCCGGAATCGATGGGCACCTCCTGCGCCACCGCCAACACCGTCGACGGACAGGATCGCATCGGTGCGAACATCACCGCCTTCGCTCCCACCTACGGGACCGTGATCGAGGAGATCCGCCGCCGCGCCCCGCACGCGCACATCGTCCTGGTCGGCTACCCCACGGGTATCCGCCCGGGCGGATGCCCGCATATCCAGCCGACCTGGGCCGACGACGCGACATACCTGCAGTCCAAACTGGACCAGCTCAACGCCGTCATGGCGGCCGAAGCCGCCGAACACGAGGCGACCTTCGTCAACCTCGCCGCCTCCACCCAGGACCACGACGCCTGTGCCGCGCCGGAGCAACGGTGGATGGTCGGAGTGCTTCCCACAGGTCTCGATGCACCCGCCTCCCTACATCCCAACGCCGCCGGACACGCCAACACCGCCCGGCAGGTCCTTGCCGCCCTGCACCGGTGA
- a CDS encoding Gfo/Idh/MocA family protein, with product MPDSTTPPRTLRIAMNGVTGRMGYRQHLMRSILPIRAAGGLLLPDGTRVQVEPILVGRNAAKLAELAEQHDIAEWSTDAAAVIADPSIDIYFDAQVTSRRAEALAAAMKAGKHVFTEKPTAETLTEAVELARVAANAGVTAGVVHDKLYLPGLVKLRRLVDEGFFGRILSLRGEFGYWVFEGDGQPAQRPSWNYRAEDGGGIVVDMFCHWNYVLEGLLGKVEAVTAKATTHIPTRWDEQGKPYPATADDAAYGIFEMANGVVAQINSSWAVRVYRDELVEFQIDGTHGSAVAGLRKCVAQHRSHTPKPVWNPDLPVTEPFREQWLEVPANAELDNGFKLQWEEFLADVVHERPHRYGLLSAARGVQLAELGLRSSAEGRRIEIPEVTL from the coding sequence ATGCCCGATTCCACCACTCCCCCGCGCACGCTCCGCATCGCCATGAACGGCGTCACCGGCCGCATGGGCTACCGCCAGCACCTGATGCGATCGATCCTCCCGATCCGCGCCGCCGGCGGGCTGCTGCTCCCGGACGGCACCCGCGTTCAGGTGGAGCCGATCCTGGTCGGCCGCAATGCCGCCAAGCTCGCCGAACTCGCCGAGCAGCACGACATCGCCGAATGGAGCACCGACGCCGCCGCCGTCATCGCCGATCCGTCCATCGATATCTACTTCGACGCCCAGGTCACCTCGCGCCGCGCCGAGGCACTCGCCGCGGCGATGAAGGCGGGCAAGCACGTCTTCACCGAGAAGCCGACCGCCGAAACACTCACGGAGGCTGTGGAACTCGCCCGGGTCGCGGCGAACGCCGGCGTCACCGCGGGCGTCGTGCACGACAAGCTCTACCTGCCCGGCCTGGTGAAACTGCGCAGACTCGTCGACGAAGGCTTCTTCGGCCGAATCCTCTCGCTGCGTGGCGAATTCGGCTACTGGGTGTTCGAAGGTGACGGTCAACCCGCCCAGCGGCCCAGCTGGAACTATCGCGCCGAAGACGGCGGCGGCATCGTCGTCGACATGTTCTGTCACTGGAACTATGTCCTCGAGGGTTTGCTCGGCAAGGTCGAGGCGGTCACCGCGAAGGCGACTACCCACATTCCCACTCGATGGGACGAACAGGGTAAGCCCTATCCGGCCACCGCCGACGACGCCGCCTACGGGATCTTCGAAATGGCCAACGGTGTTGTAGCTCAAATCAACTCATCCTGGGCAGTGCGCGTGTATCGAGACGAGCTGGTCGAATTCCAGATCGACGGAACGCACGGCTCCGCCGTCGCGGGTCTGCGCAAGTGCGTCGCGCAGCACCGCTCACACACGCCCAAACCGGTCTGGAACCCGGACCTCCCGGTCACCGAGCCGTTCCGGGAGCAATGGCTGGAGGTGCCCGCGAACGCGGAGCTGGACAACGGCTTCAAGTTGCAGTGGGAGGAGTTCCTCGCCGACGTGGTACACGAACGGCCGCACCGCTACGGACTGCTCTCGGCCGCACGCGGTGTTCAACTGGCCGAGCTCGGACTGCGCAGCTCCGCCGAAGGCCGTCGGATCGAGATCCCGGAGGTCACGCTGTGA
- a CDS encoding glycerate kinase: MRVLVAPDKFKGSLTASEVADRLAEGLASAGIDSHRIPLADGGDGSVDAAIAAGFAPHPVTVAGAAGTPSYGRIARGDGGIVVEVANTCGLTTLPNGRPLPLDASSLGLGQAISQALRHRPRRLVLALGGSASTDGGMGMLAALGFTFADARGIPLRACGRSLARVHTVDSSRAQRLTGIDIVVAGDVTNPLLGPTGAAAVYGPQKGATEAEVRFLDAGLGNLVRAFARSGYPNAAAVASVPGAGSAGGIGFASLLLGGTITSGAEFFLDLLQFDRHLPGSDLVLTGEGSIDDQTANGKLPAVLARRAHPVPVVAVAGRTTLPPDQWRGAGFADIYSLGDYTDRDTADDPELTRQLLIRIGRQIGRVMTEAPSITGPVADRSSPASSVPNPYPDDRQAVRQGPSPLPGPPRWDGPSR; the protein is encoded by the coding sequence GTGAGGGTTCTCGTCGCCCCGGATAAATTCAAAGGAAGCCTGACCGCGTCCGAGGTGGCCGACCGGCTGGCCGAGGGCTTGGCGTCGGCGGGCATCGACAGTCATCGGATCCCGCTGGCCGACGGCGGTGACGGAAGCGTCGACGCCGCGATCGCGGCCGGTTTCGCTCCGCACCCGGTGACGGTGGCGGGGGCGGCGGGAACCCCGAGCTACGGGCGAATCGCTCGCGGCGACGGCGGCATCGTGGTCGAGGTCGCCAATACCTGCGGCCTCACCACCTTGCCGAACGGCCGCCCGCTGCCCTTGGACGCGAGCAGTCTCGGTCTGGGCCAAGCCATCTCGCAAGCACTGCGGCACCGTCCGCGCCGGCTGGTCCTCGCTCTCGGTGGCAGTGCCAGCACCGACGGCGGCATGGGAATGCTCGCCGCCCTCGGCTTCACCTTCGCCGACGCCAGGGGAATCCCACTGCGCGCATGCGGCCGAAGTTTGGCCCGGGTCCACACCGTCGACTCGTCGCGGGCGCAGCGGCTGACCGGAATCGACATCGTCGTAGCCGGTGATGTCACCAACCCCTTGCTCGGCCCGACCGGTGCCGCGGCGGTCTATGGGCCGCAGAAGGGGGCCACCGAAGCCGAAGTGCGGTTTCTCGACGCGGGCCTGGGCAACCTCGTCCGAGCGTTCGCCCGCAGCGGCTACCCGAACGCGGCGGCTGTCGCGTCCGTCCCCGGAGCCGGCAGCGCGGGCGGAATCGGCTTCGCCTCCTTACTGCTCGGCGGCACGATCACCTCCGGCGCCGAGTTCTTCCTCGACCTGCTCCAATTCGACCGGCACCTGCCCGGTTCCGACTTGGTGCTCACCGGAGAGGGCAGCATCGACGACCAGACGGCGAACGGCAAACTCCCCGCGGTGCTGGCCCGCCGTGCCCACCCCGTGCCAGTAGTCGCCGTCGCGGGCCGAACCACGCTGCCGCCAGACCAATGGCGCGGGGCAGGGTTCGCCGACATCTATTCGCTGGGCGACTACACCGACCGGGACACCGCCGATGACCCGGAACTGACCAGACAGCTGCTGATCAGGATCGGCCGACAGATCGGCCGCGTCATGACCGAAGCGCCCTCGATTACGGGCCCAGTTGCGGATCGATCTTCACCAGCATCGAGCGTGCCCAATCCGTATCCCGATGATCGGCAGGCAGTGCGGCAAGGCCCATCTCCGCTTCCCGGGCCGCCTCGGTGGGACGGCCCATCGCGGTGA
- a CDS encoding LacI family DNA-binding transcriptional regulator: MAAVRLQDVAIRAGVSQATASRVLNGSSRVPGEGVADRVRAAAAELGYVPNAQAQALARSSTGLIGLVVHDIADPYFSSIVQGVQTAARRAGKIVLLASTERDFDIERESVSTFISHRADAIILAGSRQSGDLDRDLEQECARYLDNSGKVVVIGQPLSFGAAVEPENHSAAAQLAYALLEHGHRDFAVIGGPGNIRTAVDRRNGFVEALATRGVTPLVEIAGDFSRDGGFSAARRLAAALDLHPGQVGNVAPCVFAVTDVMAIGAIAAWRELGLVVPDDVCVAGFDDIPTLRDHVPGLSTVALPLVEIGERAVRLALDDSATDAHAHEFVPGRVILRDSSALRCG; this comes from the coding sequence ATGGCGGCTGTGAGATTGCAAGACGTCGCGATCCGGGCAGGGGTCTCCCAGGCGACCGCGTCACGCGTGCTCAACGGATCGTCGCGGGTACCCGGCGAAGGCGTCGCCGACCGAGTACGCGCCGCCGCCGCCGAATTGGGCTATGTGCCGAACGCCCAGGCCCAGGCCCTGGCGAGGTCTTCGACCGGACTCATCGGCCTTGTCGTGCACGATATCGCCGATCCCTACTTCTCCTCGATCGTGCAGGGCGTCCAGACGGCCGCGCGCCGGGCGGGCAAGATCGTCCTGCTGGCCAGTACGGAACGTGATTTCGATATCGAACGCGAATCGGTGAGCACCTTCATCTCGCACCGCGCCGACGCGATCATCCTCGCGGGTTCACGCCAGAGCGGGGATCTCGACCGCGACCTCGAGCAGGAATGCGCGCGGTATCTTGACAACAGCGGCAAGGTGGTCGTGATCGGTCAGCCGCTGTCCTTCGGTGCCGCCGTCGAGCCGGAAAACCACTCCGCGGCAGCGCAATTGGCGTATGCCCTGCTCGAGCACGGGCATCGCGATTTCGCCGTCATCGGCGGGCCGGGCAACATCCGAACCGCCGTCGACCGGCGCAACGGCTTCGTCGAAGCTCTCGCTACCCGAGGCGTGACCCCGCTGGTGGAGATCGCGGGCGACTTCTCCCGGGACGGGGGTTTCAGCGCCGCTCGCCGCCTGGCCGCCGCGTTGGACCTGCATCCGGGGCAGGTCGGTAATGTCGCGCCCTGCGTGTTCGCGGTGACCGACGTGATGGCGATCGGTGCGATCGCGGCCTGGCGTGAGCTGGGCCTGGTGGTCCCCGATGACGTCTGCGTCGCGGGATTCGACGATATCCCGACCCTGCGTGACCATGTGCCTGGGCTTTCCACGGTGGCGCTGCCGCTGGTCGAGATCGGCGAGCGCGCCGTGCGGCTCGCGCTGGACGACTCGGCCACCGACGCGCATGCCCACGAATTCGTGCCCGGCCGCGTGATCCTGCGCGACAGCAGCGCTTTGCGCTGCGGCTGA
- a CDS encoding sugar phosphate isomerase/epimerase family protein, with protein MTSVAAQHLPYDLADPYRSLSLNTATTKRWTLTEAVDGAARAGLGAVGLWRDRVDEIGAAAAAKIVADAGLRVSSLCRGGFLTEPGDGQAALDDNRRAIDDAATLATRELVMVMGGIPDRDLAGARARVEERLALLAPYAAERGVRLALEPLHPMFCADRAVISTLAQALSMAQPYPADTVGVVVDTFHLWWDPSLEEQIAHAGASGRISSYQVCDWLNPMTADPLLSRGMMGDGVIDFTTIGRWVRTAGYRGDVEVEIFNATIWSSDGHEVIETMKQRYRDLVLPSLI; from the coding sequence ATGACATCGGTTGCGGCACAGCACCTGCCCTACGACCTGGCTGATCCCTACCGGTCGCTGTCGCTGAATACCGCGACAACGAAGCGGTGGACGCTCACCGAGGCGGTGGACGGCGCCGCCCGCGCGGGGCTCGGCGCGGTCGGACTGTGGCGTGATCGAGTCGACGAGATCGGGGCCGCCGCCGCGGCGAAGATCGTCGCCGACGCGGGATTGCGGGTCTCCAGTCTGTGCCGCGGCGGCTTTCTGACCGAGCCGGGCGACGGACAGGCGGCACTCGACGACAATCGCCGTGCCATCGATGACGCCGCCACCCTGGCCACCCGGGAACTCGTCATGGTGATGGGCGGCATTCCGGACCGCGACCTCGCCGGCGCACGGGCGCGCGTCGAAGAGCGGCTCGCACTACTGGCCCCCTACGCCGCCGAACGCGGCGTCCGCCTCGCGCTGGAACCGCTGCACCCGATGTTCTGCGCCGACCGCGCGGTGATATCGACACTGGCACAAGCGTTGTCGATGGCCCAGCCGTATCCCGCCGACACCGTGGGTGTCGTAGTCGACACCTTCCATCTCTGGTGGGACCCGAGCCTGGAGGAACAGATCGCCCACGCCGGTGCGTCCGGACGAATCAGCTCCTATCAAGTGTGTGACTGGCTGAACCCGATGACCGCCGACCCACTGCTGTCCCGAGGCATGATGGGCGACGGCGTCATCGACTTCACCACCATCGGCAGATGGGTCCGCACCGCCGGCTACCGCGGCGACGTCGAGGTCGAAATCTTCAACGCCACTATATGGTCCAGCGACGGCCACGAAGTCATCGAGACAATGAAACAGCGCTACCGCGACCTGGTCCTACCGTCCCTGATCTGA
- a CDS encoding ABC transporter substrate-binding protein: protein MKFGTRTRTTLGAAALASVLALTGCGGGGNDAKEPGADGKTTAVSLMLNWYPYGEHAPFYYGVQEGIFAKHGIDLKISAGQGSTKTAQATGSKQTDFGWADTPAVLSNIDKGVKIKSVGVFLQTTPSAVQVFADSNIRTPADLVGKTIAVSAGDAPTTTFPIFLDKAGVAANQVTQQSLDSAGKMSAMLSGRVDGLIGFAHDQGPTIANKSGKEVRYLRYSDQGLNFFSNGLIANQATIESSPKLVQAMLDATSEAFAAAVAKPEAAVAAMEGKDPQLPPQQVLLQQWQQTIPLLSTPETAGKAPGTNAEANWRATVEILSSAKLLEKAEDPAKYWDSKFTPTSKP from the coding sequence ATGAAATTCGGAACTCGTACCCGCACGACCCTCGGCGCCGCGGCGCTGGCATCGGTCCTGGCATTGACCGGCTGCGGAGGCGGCGGCAACGACGCGAAAGAACCCGGCGCCGACGGGAAGACCACCGCGGTGTCGCTGATGCTCAACTGGTACCCCTACGGCGAACACGCCCCGTTCTATTACGGGGTGCAGGAAGGCATATTCGCCAAGCACGGCATCGATCTGAAGATCTCGGCCGGCCAGGGCTCGACCAAAACGGCGCAGGCCACCGGGTCGAAACAGACCGACTTCGGCTGGGCCGATACCCCGGCCGTGCTGAGCAATATCGACAAGGGCGTCAAAATCAAGAGCGTCGGCGTCTTCCTCCAGACCACGCCCTCCGCGGTGCAGGTATTCGCGGATTCCAATATCCGGACCCCGGCCGATCTGGTGGGTAAGACCATTGCCGTCTCCGCCGGCGACGCGCCGACCACGACCTTCCCGATCTTTCTCGACAAAGCGGGCGTTGCCGCGAATCAGGTAACCCAGCAGAGCCTCGACTCGGCGGGCAAGATGTCGGCGATGCTCTCCGGCCGTGTCGACGGACTGATCGGATTCGCCCACGATCAGGGCCCCACCATCGCGAACAAGAGTGGCAAAGAGGTTCGCTACCTGCGGTATTCGGACCAGGGCCTGAATTTCTTCAGCAATGGCCTGATCGCGAACCAGGCCACCATCGAGTCCTCGCCCAAGCTGGTTCAGGCCATGCTGGACGCGACGAGTGAGGCGTTCGCCGCCGCGGTCGCGAAGCCGGAAGCAGCGGTCGCCGCGATGGAGGGCAAAGACCCGCAACTGCCGCCGCAGCAGGTGCTGCTCCAGCAGTGGCAGCAGACCATCCCGCTGCTCAGCACACCGGAAACCGCCGGTAAGGCCCCGGGAACCAATGCCGAAGCGAACTGGCGCGCCACCGTCGAGATTCTCAGCAGTGCCAAACTCCTCGAAAAAGCCGAGGACCCGGCCAAGTACTGGGATTCGAAGTTCACGCCCACCAGCAAGCCGTGA
- a CDS encoding dihydrodipicolinate synthase family protein, whose protein sequence is MTATSTSLSVVLPVDGRLEPYVLGAPGVWTRPRQPITSRVAFAAAHVIPRTTADNTPGAPAAIDWDATLAYRHELWSYGLGVADAMDTAQRGMGLDWRATAELIRRSGSEAASVGGRLACGAGTDQLDLAELPSGTAGLARIVDAYREQIDVVTEAGAQVILMASRALVQVARSAADYRYVYETLLAGVDRPVILHWLGTMFDPALHGYWGSADIDTATATFRALIEDNRSKVDGVKVSLLDAAHEIALRRALPDGVRLYTGDDFNYPELIIGDAQGHSDALLGIFAAIYPAASTALQALDNGDAARASEILSATQELGRHIFAAPTYYYKTGIAFLAWLNGRQPGFAMVAGLATGRSVPHLAELFRLADKAGLLSDPELAAHRMRVYLELNGVRS, encoded by the coding sequence GTGACCGCGACATCCACGAGTCTGTCGGTGGTGCTACCGGTCGACGGCCGGCTCGAACCGTATGTCCTCGGTGCGCCGGGAGTGTGGACCCGGCCGAGGCAGCCGATCACCTCGCGCGTGGCTTTCGCTGCGGCACACGTGATTCCGCGTACGACAGCGGACAACACACCCGGCGCGCCCGCCGCGATCGACTGGGACGCGACGCTGGCCTACCGGCACGAATTGTGGTCCTACGGGCTCGGGGTGGCCGATGCCATGGACACCGCGCAGCGCGGCATGGGCCTGGACTGGCGAGCGACAGCGGAATTGATCCGCCGGTCGGGCAGCGAAGCGGCGTCGGTAGGTGGCCGGCTCGCCTGCGGTGCGGGAACCGATCAACTCGACCTCGCCGAACTCCCCTCCGGGACGGCCGGGCTCGCCAGGATCGTCGATGCCTATCGCGAGCAGATCGACGTGGTGACGGAGGCCGGTGCGCAGGTGATCCTGATGGCCTCGCGGGCACTGGTGCAGGTCGCGCGATCGGCCGCCGATTACCGGTATGTCTACGAGACACTGCTGGCCGGTGTGGATCGGCCGGTGATTCTGCACTGGCTCGGCACCATGTTCGATCCCGCGCTGCACGGGTATTGGGGCAGTGCCGACATCGATACCGCCACCGCGACGTTCCGCGCGCTCATCGAGGACAACAGGTCGAAGGTCGACGGGGTCAAGGTCTCGCTACTGGACGCGGCGCACGAGATCGCCCTGCGGCGTGCGCTGCCCGACGGGGTACGGCTGTACACCGGTGACGACTTCAACTATCCCGAGCTGATTATCGGTGACGCACAAGGGCATTCGGATGCGCTGCTCGGCATCTTCGCCGCCATCTATCCCGCCGCGTCCACCGCGTTACAGGCACTCGACAATGGCGATGCGGCACGAGCGTCCGAGATCCTCAGCGCCACACAGGAACTCGGGCGTCATATCTTCGCCGCACCTACGTACTACTACAAGACGGGTATCGCCTTCTTGGCATGGCTCAACGGTAGGCAGCCCGGCTTCGCGATGGTGGCGGGGCTGGCCACGGGTCGATCCGTACCGCATCTGGCCGAATTGTTCCGCCTGGCGGACAAGGCCGGACTGCTGTCGGACCCGGAACTCGCCGCGCACCGCATGCGGGTCTACCTCGAACTGAACGGAGTGCGCTCATGA
- a CDS encoding ABC transporter permease: MAVVTSVEAGSSAPKATRPVRTRRRKLPSPATVWSTVWRPLALVAALVVAWWGVTKFELVEPYILPSPGDTWRTTVDNSTYLLENTWVTTYETVVGFIIAALIGEAVALLMIYSRGVERTMYPLILFAQVIPKIAIAPLFIVWLGFGTSPKILVAVLMAFFPIVISGMAGLRSVDPEILELTSTMGASNWKTFVKVRFPASLPQLMSGLKIAATLAVTGAVVGEFVGANEGLGYVILQANGNIDTAMLFAALIIMSMLGIILFAIIEIAEQFLIPWHASRRSTASVVGGA, translated from the coding sequence ATGGCGGTAGTCACGTCCGTCGAGGCCGGTTCCTCCGCACCGAAAGCGACTCGCCCCGTGCGCACCCGGCGCCGGAAGCTCCCCTCCCCAGCCACGGTGTGGTCCACCGTGTGGCGGCCGCTCGCCCTGGTGGCGGCGCTCGTCGTCGCCTGGTGGGGCGTCACGAAGTTCGAGCTCGTCGAGCCGTACATCCTGCCGTCGCCGGGGGATACCTGGCGCACCACGGTGGACAACTCGACGTACCTGCTCGAGAACACGTGGGTCACCACCTACGAAACGGTGGTCGGCTTCATCATCGCCGCACTGATCGGCGAGGCCGTCGCCCTGCTGATGATCTACTCCCGCGGCGTCGAGCGAACGATGTATCCACTCATTCTCTTCGCGCAGGTCATCCCGAAAATCGCGATCGCACCGCTGTTCATCGTCTGGCTCGGGTTCGGCACCAGCCCCAAGATCCTCGTCGCCGTGCTGATGGCCTTCTTCCCGATCGTCATCTCCGGTATGGCCGGGCTGCGCTCGGTGGATCCCGAGATCCTCGAACTCACCTCCACCATGGGCGCGAGCAATTGGAAGACGTTCGTCAAAGTGCGTTTTCCCGCCTCGCTGCCGCAGTTGATGTCCGGCCTCAAGATCGCCGCCACCCTCGCGGTCACCGGCGCCGTTGTCGGCGAATTCGTCGGCGCCAACGAGGGTCTCGGCTACGTGATCCTGCAAGCCAACGGAAACATCGACACCGCGATGCTGTTCGCCGCCCTGATCATCATGTCCATGCTGGGCATCATCCTGTTCGCGATCATCGAAATCGCCGAACAGTTCCTCATTCCATGGCACGCCTCCCGTCGATCCACCGCCTCGGTCGTCGGTGGGGCATGA
- a CDS encoding ABC transporter ATP-binding protein: protein MSTPTDTIARTDTAVAVADLSVRFSSKRGEVTALHNVDLQVGRGEFVSIVGPSGCGKSTLLKVVAGLTEPSGGSVELGGAPVRGPQRNIGYVFQRAALLEWRTVRKNILLQAEMRGMNKRTAEAECARLIEMTGLSGFENALPHELSGGMQQRVSLCRALLHEPEVLLMDEPFGALDALTRERMNVELHRIWRETGTTVLLVTHSVAEAVYLANRVVVMSPRPGKIIELLDVDLPAHRDYATTMETPEFITVANRVRDLLGSVAQAD, encoded by the coding sequence ATGAGCACACCCACCGACACCATCGCCCGCACCGATACCGCGGTCGCGGTCGCGGATCTGTCCGTACGGTTCTCGTCCAAACGCGGCGAGGTCACCGCACTGCACAATGTCGATCTCCAGGTCGGCCGCGGTGAATTCGTTTCGATCGTCGGTCCGTCCGGCTGCGGAAAATCGACCCTGCTGAAAGTCGTCGCCGGTCTCACCGAGCCGAGCGGGGGCAGCGTCGAACTCGGCGGAGCCCCCGTGCGCGGGCCGCAGCGCAATATCGGCTATGTGTTCCAGCGCGCCGCGCTGCTGGAATGGCGGACCGTACGCAAGAACATCCTGCTGCAAGCCGAAATGCGCGGCATGAACAAACGGACCGCGGAGGCCGAATGCGCTCGTCTCATCGAGATGACCGGACTCAGCGGATTCGAGAACGCCCTGCCGCACGAACTCTCCGGCGGTATGCAGCAACGAGTCTCGCTGTGCCGGGCACTGCTGCACGAACCAGAAGTGCTGCTGATGGACGAGCCCTTCGGCGCACTCGACGCGCTCACCCGGGAACGGATGAACGTCGAACTGCATCGGATCTGGCGCGAAACGGGCACCACGGTATTGCTGGTCACCCATTCGGTGGCCGAGGCCGTATATCTCGCCAACCGGGTGGTCGTCATGAGTCCGCGGCCGGGCAAGATCATCGAATTGCTCGACGTCGACCTGCCCGCACACCGTGATTACGCCACCACGATGGAGACGCCGGAATTCATCACCGTCGCCAACCGGGTCCGGGATCTACTCGGCTCGGTAGCGCAAGCCGACTGA
- a CDS encoding phthiocerol/phthiodiolone dimycocerosyl transferase family protein — protein sequence MWRDEGDVVRVLAPSEQRFVRHGTYTGRSVRVDGALDIAALRTAFSTLQRAHPVLTCRIGVDAEGIGYLLRPGAATVGAWVRDGDIDQVRLPVHPVDPGVQLAYLDVVIGASAARVTLFAHHSVADAGHCVELVSRLWSFYTDRLEPETVVPQGLPRSLEEYAADRGITRGTVSGFEDVTRPLPPEARITPADPATPAPPALARPLRAVLEPVATARIVERGHRDGLTVNGLVTAALLRAYVTETASVETASVGCLYPVDLRTRFDPPVPRAAGTNMAGLASFAAEVDLTADISVLAHQISSRLHHDLAEGIVQQSVLHFPDYYGPSRIHSLAGHIAVTNTGRVPAFRTPPELTLADYEIVYLSAHPKPSAGASAAVTFLLYTFRGRLTIGVLGGGAAADRLPDAVRRELAGLYAESI from the coding sequence GTGTGGCGCGATGAGGGCGATGTGGTGCGGGTGCTGGCGCCATCGGAACAGCGGTTCGTACGGCATGGGACCTACACCGGGCGGTCGGTGCGGGTCGATGGGGCACTCGATATCGCCGCGCTGCGCACCGCCTTCTCGACGCTGCAACGCGCCCATCCCGTGCTGACTTGCCGGATCGGTGTGGACGCCGAGGGGATCGGCTATCTGCTCCGGCCGGGCGCGGCCACGGTCGGCGCCTGGGTGCGTGACGGTGACATCGATCAGGTGCGGCTTCCGGTCCATCCGGTGGATCCCGGTGTGCAGCTCGCGTATTTGGACGTGGTTATCGGGGCTTCGGCCGCTCGGGTCACCCTGTTCGCGCACCACAGTGTCGCGGATGCGGGCCACTGCGTGGAACTGGTGTCACGACTGTGGAGCTTCTACACCGATCGACTGGAACCTGAAACCGTTGTGCCGCAAGGCCTTCCGCGATCACTGGAGGAGTATGCGGCGGACCGGGGGATCACCCGCGGCACGGTGTCCGGATTCGAGGACGTGACTCGTCCGCTTCCGCCCGAAGCACGGATCACCCCCGCCGATCCAGCGACTCCCGCGCCGCCCGCGCTGGCCCGGCCGCTGCGCGCGGTGCTGGAACCGGTCGCGACCGCCCGCATCGTCGAACGCGGTCACCGGGACGGATTGACCGTCAACGGACTCGTCACCGCCGCGCTGTTGCGCGCCTATGTCACCGAAACCGCTTCGGTAGAAACAGCTTCCGTTGGCTGCCTGTACCCGGTGGACCTGCGCACCCGCTTCGATCCGCCGGTGCCGCGCGCCGCGGGCACCAATATGGCCGGGCTCGCGTCCTTCGCCGCCGAAGTCGACCTGACCGCCGATATTTCCGTACTGGCACACCAGATCTCGTCGCGGCTGCACCACGATCTCGCCGAAGGCATCGTTCAGCAGTCAGTTCTGCACTTCCCGGATTACTACGGCCCCAGCAGGATCCACTCGCTGGCCGGACACATCGCCGTCACCAACACCGGCCGGGTCCCGGCCTTCCGCACCCCGCCCGAGCTCACCCTCGCCGACTACGAAATCGTCTATCTCTCAGCACACCCCAAACCGTCGGCGGGCGCGTCGGCCGCCGTCACCTTCCTGCTCTATACCTTCCGAGGGCGCTTGACGATCGGCGTGCTCGGTGGTGGTGCGGCGGCGGACCGGCTGCCCGACGCGGTGCGGCGCGAGCTGGCCGGCCTGTACGCCGAGTCGATCTAG